CTTCGATTTTACTTCAAACAGACGCGCGTCTCGAAAGCCGGCGTGCAGCGAACGGTGCTGCAGACCGTGCAGGTCTTCTCGGCTTCGGCGACCAGCTCGTCGATGACCTGTTTGGGCGCGCTCGACGACAGGCTGACAGTCATAATAACTTTCTCAAGAGCTCGGGTCTTCGCGCCGTCGCTCCGCTCGCCGCGGGCCGTCACGGCCAAGTCGGTCATCTCGATTTTCTGAACTCGCGCCAACGTGCGAATCGTCATGGCGACACAACCAGCCATCGCCGCCATGAGCAGATCAACCGGACACATGTCAAACGCCGGGTCATCAGTCACCTTCGAGCCCAAGACAAACTTGCTTCCCTCTGAGCAGTAGGCGACGTTGGTGCCGTCGATGCATGACGCAGTTGCTTCAAACGTTCTCATTCCCATACGAGTCAGTTCCCCTTTCTTTATTTAAGCGTTACGCGCTGCTTGCAGGGCACAGCCCGCGGAGCAGACAATCGCCGCACAGCGGCCCACGGGCTTTGCAGACCCTTCGGCCGTGGGTGATGATGTTCAGGTGAGCGCCCGCCTTGCGGCTATCAGGCACAAGGCCTTCCATCATCTCCTGAATGGCCGCCGGAGACGCCTTCTCCGGCGCCCAGCCCATCCGACGGCAGAACCGCGCCACGTGGGTGTCCACAGGAAAGGCCGGGAAGCCTAAGTCAAAGACCATCACGCAGGCCGCCGTTTTAACGCCAACCCCCTTGATGGACGTCATAAAGTTCCACGCCTCAGCGGGCTTCTTTTTTCGCAGGAGCCCAAGGGAGTATTGGCCGGTCAGGTCCTTGGCTGCCCCCAAGACCCGGATGATCGTAGCCGATTTGGAGTCGCAGAGCCCGGCCGGACGAATCAGTGAGATCAGCTCGGCCTGACTGAGAGCGGCGGCGTCAGCCCATGTCGGACAGGCCGCCTTGAGCCGATCGAACGCCATGTCCCGGTTCCTATCGTTGGTGTTTTGCGACAGCACGATGAGGATCAGACCGTCCAGCGGCTCGTCGAAGCTCGTGACGTCCGGATTGCTTTCCTGTCCCCATTGGGCTTCCAATAGGTCCAGCACAGCCGTCACCGGCGGCACTGGCCGCTTCAGCTCCTTTGGAGACTGAGAGACGGTCATTCGGCTCATTCAGCGCGCCCCCGACGCGCGTTCTTCGTCCCTTTTTTCTTCGCTGCAGGATGCGAGCTTCCGCCGGCCAGCTTCAACGCCTGTTTATGCCACTCTTTGAGCCGAGCAAAGACTCGGCCGTGAACCGACGAGGCTGGATAATTCCCCCGGCTGTCAGGCGAGCCGGCCGGCACTCCTGTCAGGAGCTCAATTCCCTCGTCAATGGTTTGGACAGTCCACACGTGGAAAATCCCCTTTGAAATGGCGTCGGCGACGCGATGGCTTAACATCAAGTGCTGTTCGTTCTGCCACGGAATCATCACGCCTTGACTGCCTGTCAGTCCTTTGGCCTGACAGTAGTCGAAAAACCCTTCGATTTTCTCGTTCACGCCGCCGATGGGCTGAACGTTGCCCAGCTGGTCAACCGAGCCGGTGACAGCCACTTCCTGACGAATCGGCAGGTCAGCCAACGAAGAAAGCAGGCAATACAGCTCGGTGGACGAGGCGCTATCGCCGTCAATGCCGCCGTACTGCTGTTCAAACGCAATTCGGGCTGTGAAGTTGATGGGCATTTTTTGGGCGTAGATGCGGCCGAAGTAGCTGGAAAGGGTGAGCACCCCTTTATTGTGAATTGGCCCTGCCATGTTAGTTTCCCGCTCGATGTTGACCACGCCCCCAGGACCCATGAAGGTGTTGGCGGTGATCCGACTGGGGTGTCCGAACGCGACGTCGGCAAAGCTGACGACCGCAAGGCCGTTGATCTGCCCAACCGCCTCGCCGGTTGTGTCGATTCGGACCAAATTTTCCATGAACCCGCCGCGGATTTTCTCCTCCAACAGGGCGGAACGGCGGCGTTTTTCGTCAAAGGCATGGATAACCTGGCGACGATAAACTTTTTTGCTGCCGGCCTTTTTCGCCCAGGCCGACGACTCGACTACCAGCTCGAACAGTTTGTTGAACTGCAGTGAAAGTTTATTCTGATCGCCAGAAAGACGGGCCGCGTAGTCCACCAGCTCTTCAAGACCGCTGCGGTCGAACGGCAGGAGACCGGACTCGCGTGCTTTAATCACGATCAGCCGCGCCACGTCCGCTTCGCTTTGCTCCGTCCGGTCAATTTCGTAATCAAACTCGGCGACGAGCTTGAACAGCTTTTGGAACTCCGGGTCGTACTCCTGCAAAAGGTAATACAGTTCATGATTGCCGATCAGGACGACGCGAAGCTTTATCGGGATAGCCTCAGGACGGGGCGAAGCTACCGGCGCGGCGCTGTACTGTTCGCCGAGACTTTCGATCGGCAACTTGCCGGAACGAAGCACTCGCTTCAAAAGGTCGTAGGACATGAAGTTGCGCAGTAGCTGTTCGGCTTCGAGAACGAGGAATCCTCCATTGGCCCGGTGAATGGCGCCGGCGACGATATGCGTGAAGTCGGTGTTGTAGTACCCTTGGCGCAGCTCGTATTCCAGCTTGCCCGCCAGGTTGTAGTACGTGGGATTGGTCTCCCACACCACCGGCGCGCCGTCGTTCTTTTCGTGGCTCACCAACACGTTGATTTTGTAAATGGAAAAGTCCACGTCTGCGCTGTCGTCCCGCGCGGCCGCCACAAACGCGCCAAAATTCGAGACCACGTTGGCCTTCATCGTCTCCAACCACGCGGCCAGACGCGGGCAATGAGGAAATTTTTCGAGAAGCTCATCAAAATACGGCGTGATGGCCCCTCGGCAGATGTCCTCCTCCATGCTGGTGATGGATGACTTGAGCTGACGCTCTTTTTCACGGATACGCCGCAGGGCCTGAAGCGTACGGGACGTGATGGCGTCGGAAATATCCTTCAGCCGTTTTTTCTCGCTTTCAGGAAGTTTTTCGTATTCGTCGCTGGAGATCTCCTCTTTTTTCTCGGCGCCCGTCTCGTCGGTCGTCTTTTTGAGCGGCACGTTGACGAACCCTTGGGGCGTTCGCTTCACGGCGAAGCCTCGCTTTTCCGCCTCGTCGCTGATAGCGCTCATCGTCTTGGCGATATTCTCCTGAAACGCGTTGATCTTCTGGGCCTTCGCTTCCTCGTACGTTGCCCGCTCAAAAGCGTTGGCGATAGCCGTCTTGACCTCTTCGAGCATGGCGGCGCACTCGCTTTCCAGCAGACGCCCCTGCCCGCTGGGCAGGCTGATAGCCACAGGGACGGAAGGATCCTCGAAGTTATAAACGTATACCCAGTCCTGAGGCGTTTCCATCGCGGCAGCACGCTCTTTAAGACTCGACAGGACATAGCTGGTTCGGCCTGTCCCCGGAAGGCCGACGACAAACGCGTTATAGCCTGTAGCCGCCACTCCCATTCCGAATTCCATAGCGTCCACCGCCCGGGATTGACCGATGAAAGGAGCCGACTCTCCTCGGGCAGGCAGAGCCATGTTTGACAGGCTGCAACGCCGCCTCACCTGACTTGATGACAGCTCCTGAACAGCCGCTTTCTTCATTTTCTTCCCCTCTTTCATCGCGTATTGTTTTACTCGGTGGTCCTATCGATAATGCCGCCGCCGACGACCAGCTCGCCATCGTAGACAACGGCCGACTGGCCGGGAGCGGACGCGCCCGATGGAGCGTCCAACAGGACGGTCCAAAGGCCTTCACCCGTTTGACGCAGCCTGCAAGGCTTAGGTTGAGAACGGTAACGAGTCTGCACGAGGTAGCCTTGAGTCTCATCGGGAAGAACGTGCCAGACCGGCTCTTTCAGGATGATGCTCCGCTCGCGCCGCTCAACGTGTGACAAAATCAACAGGCGCTCGTCGAGGCGTTTCTCCGTCACGTACCAAGGCCCGCCGCCCAGCCCAAGCCCCTTTCTCTGACCAACCGTGTAGTGAGCCAGCCCCCGGTGACGCCCGAGCACCTGACCTGAGTCGCTCACCATTTGACCGGACTGAATTGCCTCCCCTGTCACGTGAGACGCGAGAAAGGCGTCCAAGCCAAGCGAGCCCAGAAAGCAGATGTCCTGACTGTCGCCGTCGCCGAATGAACCGCCGAGGGCTTCTCTGGCTAGGTGACGAACCTGCTCTTTCTCGCTGTTTTCCAGCGGGAAAATCAGCCGCTCCAAGTACGCCTGCGGCAGCCGGTACAGCATGTAGCTTTGGTCTTTCGCCGAGGCTCCGCGGGCCAGACGGCACAGGCCGTCCTTTTGAAGGATTTTAGCGTAGTGGCCGGTCGCTACGGCTCCGATTTGCCGCCGGTCCGCTTCCTCGAACAACAGCCGAACCTTCAGGAACTGGTTGCAAATCACGCAGGGATTCGGCGTCCGTCCGGCCGTCAGCTCCTGCAGGAACGGCTCGATGACCCGCTGACGAAATAACTCCCGACAGTCAACCGTTTCTACCGTCAGGCCTGTCACTTCCTCAAATCGGGCAATGCGCTGTACGTCCCGTTCGTCGGCCTGATCTTTCATCTTCAAAAAAACGGGCGCGACTTGGTATCCCAAGTCCCGCAGCTTGAGGCAGGAACAGATGCTGTCGACGCCGCCCGAGACGCCGACCAAAACGGACTCAGACATCCTGAAGGCCCTCTTGGCCTGTGTCACTCTGTGCCGTCAGAGGATGAGCGGAGCACCAGTCGTTCACAGCTTTCAGCTTTTCGGCGCAGTGGGCCAAAGAATACCCGTCAATTGAGAGTGCCCTTTCCCCGGTCGAGCCGTCGACTGCTCCAGCTTTAAGGAGTTTCTCAAGCCCCAGTTGGAGCTCGTCAGGCGACAAGGCTCCGCGGGACTCGACCAGCCCGGCTAAGGCCCAAGCCCCCCACTCTGACACGTCGGCGGCCAAAGGAATATCGGCGACGCCCTCAGCCAAATAGGGCGAAAAATCGGGTTTCAGGGCGGACATCTCCGCCCGCCAGTTCCCCATGCCTGCCTCGTTGCCGCCGTCGCCAACCGCAACTGATTTCACAGGAGAGACGGCATAGGGGCTCAGCAGACCGTCAAACCAGACCGTCCCAGGCGGAAGCGGATAGCCTCTCATCGATCTGGCCGTCCCGTCCGGCGTCCGGCCGGGACGCTCACAGAAGACGATCGCGTCAATATTTTTTTCTAAAACGTCGTCCAAGGAAGAACAGACCTGACAGCGCAGGCCTAAAAAATCGGCCGCGGCCTTCACAACCGGCGCGCAGAGGCCGTCTGTTGTCAAAAACGCGTCAACTCCACGACGTTTCAGAGACCTGACAAGGGCTGCGCTGCCAAGCGGCCCGTCCGTTTCCGCGGCGGCCGCGTCTGGGATAAAGTACCCGGTGACGACGGCAACGCGCCGACAGGAGCGAAGGAACGCCGCTGCCTGAAGATATGCCGCGTCTGTGGCAAACGCCGAAAGCCCTCTTGACCGATTGGAAGCGATCAGGTCTACTAAACGGAGGTCAGATGCTGAGACGCTCCACAAGCTCCATCAGCTCCTCTTTCAGTCCCCGCCGGTCTTCCCACGTCTGAGGAAGGGGAACTTCCCGCGGGACGCCGCACTCTAAAGACGCCATGACGCCGGAGGAACCAGCCAAAAGCCGGTCAACGGCAAACGCGCCTAGGCGGGTCGCCAAGGCCGCGTCGTACGCGCTGGGAGAACCGCCGCGCTGAATGTACCCCAAAACGGTCACTCGGGCGTCGTACCCGCCGCACTCGGCCAAACGAAGTTTGAGGTCATGGCCGCTGATCGCTCCTTCGGCGACCACAACGAGCGAATAGCTTTTCCCACTGGCTCGGCTCCGCCGCAGGCCGTCGCACAGCTTTTGAATATCGAACGGGCGCTCAGGGACAAGAACGCACTCTGCGCCGCCCGACAGGGCGGTGTGCAGCGCAATGTACCCG
This is a stretch of genomic DNA from Jonquetella anthropi DSM 22815. It encodes these proteins:
- a CDS encoding OsmC family protein; the encoded protein is MRTFEATASCIDGTNVAYCSEGSKFVLGSKVTDDPAFDMCPVDLLMAAMAGCVAMTIRTLARVQKIEMTDLAVTARGERSDGAKTRALEKVIMTVSLSSSAPKQVIDELVAEAEKTCTVCSTVRCTPAFETRVCLK
- a CDS encoding endonuclease III domain-containing protein, with product MSRMTVSQSPKELKRPVPPVTAVLDLLEAQWGQESNPDVTSFDEPLDGLILIVLSQNTNDRNRDMAFDRLKAACPTWADAAALSQAELISLIRPAGLCDSKSATIIRVLGAAKDLTGQYSLGLLRKKKPAEAWNFMTSIKGVGVKTAACVMVFDLGFPAFPVDTHVARFCRRMGWAPEKASPAAIQEMMEGLVPDSRKAGAHLNIITHGRRVCKARGPLCGDCLLRGLCPASSA
- a CDS encoding Lon protease family protein, with product MKKAAVQELSSSQVRRRCSLSNMALPARGESAPFIGQSRAVDAMEFGMGVAATGYNAFVVGLPGTGRTSYVLSSLKERAAAMETPQDWVYVYNFEDPSVPVAISLPSGQGRLLESECAAMLEEVKTAIANAFERATYEEAKAQKINAFQENIAKTMSAISDEAEKRGFAVKRTPQGFVNVPLKKTTDETGAEKKEEISSDEYEKLPESEKKRLKDISDAITSRTLQALRRIREKERQLKSSITSMEEDICRGAITPYFDELLEKFPHCPRLAAWLETMKANVVSNFGAFVAAARDDSADVDFSIYKINVLVSHEKNDGAPVVWETNPTYYNLAGKLEYELRQGYYNTDFTHIVAGAIHRANGGFLVLEAEQLLRNFMSYDLLKRVLRSGKLPIESLGEQYSAAPVASPRPEAIPIKLRVVLIGNHELYYLLQEYDPEFQKLFKLVAEFDYEIDRTEQSEADVARLIVIKARESGLLPFDRSGLEELVDYAARLSGDQNKLSLQFNKLFELVVESSAWAKKAGSKKVYRRQVIHAFDEKRRRSALLEEKIRGGFMENLVRIDTTGEAVGQINGLAVVSFADVAFGHPSRITANTFMGPGGVVNIERETNMAGPIHNKGVLTLSSYFGRIYAQKMPINFTARIAFEQQYGGIDGDSASSTELYCLLSSLADLPIRQEVAVTGSVDQLGNVQPIGGVNEKIEGFFDYCQAKGLTGSQGVMIPWQNEQHLMLSHRVADAISKGIFHVWTVQTIDEGIELLTGVPAGSPDSRGNYPASSVHGRVFARLKEWHKQALKLAGGSSHPAAKKKGTKNARRGRAE
- the mnmA gene encoding tRNA 2-thiouridine(34) synthase MnmA — protein: MSESVLVGVSGGVDSICSCLKLRDLGYQVAPVFLKMKDQADERDVQRIARFEEVTGLTVETVDCRELFRQRVIEPFLQELTAGRTPNPCVICNQFLKVRLLFEEADRRQIGAVATGHYAKILQKDGLCRLARGASAKDQSYMLYRLPQAYLERLIFPLENSEKEQVRHLAREALGGSFGDGDSQDICFLGSLGLDAFLASHVTGEAIQSGQMVSDSGQVLGRHRGLAHYTVGQRKGLGLGGGPWYVTEKRLDERLLILSHVERRERSIILKEPVWHVLPDETQGYLVQTRYRSQPKPCRLRQTGEGLWTVLLDAPSGASAPGQSAVVYDGELVVGGGIIDRTTE
- a CDS encoding glutamate cyclase domain-containing protein; its protein translation is MWSVSASDLRLVDLIASNRSRGLSAFATDAAYLQAAAFLRSCRRVAVVTGYFIPDAAAAETDGPLGSAALVRSLKRRGVDAFLTTDGLCAPVVKAAADFLGLRCQVCSSLDDVLEKNIDAIVFCERPGRTPDGTARSMRGYPLPPGTVWFDGLLSPYAVSPVKSVAVGDGGNEAGMGNWRAEMSALKPDFSPYLAEGVADIPLAADVSEWGAWALAGLVESRGALSPDELQLGLEKLLKAGAVDGSTGERALSIDGYSLAHCAEKLKAVNDWCSAHPLTAQSDTGQEGLQDV